In Cryptomeria japonica chromosome 5, Sugi_1.0, whole genome shotgun sequence, the genomic window caattttgcatcattagcccaatttcttgcatttcattattcTATCTTATCCAATTGCATCTATTATAAAAAGGAAATAACTAATTATTGATCTCAACTCTCCCAAGTATTTGTAACTAGGCCTATTGGTTGTTTCTCCAATGTTAGTCGATATGAATGGGTTTCATTTCAGGTTTTCATGTTTGGACTAGTGAACCCATTTCACccctttatattttggtgaaccagacATGTTCATTGAATAATTTATAATTTGGATGTTCAAATTTGAGTTCTATTGGATATGATTTTTATATACAAAGACATTAATTATTCAAAACTATCATTTAGACAACTTATTTTGTACAATGAAGTGGACAATTTATCATTCtattagaaaattatattttataatcttATTTGTTTCCATTatcaattgcataagaggaattgtGAGTAAATATCTATTTTAATATGTATTCCATGTTTGTGTGTTAGTTTCATAACCCATTATCCCAAATCTAATGTCTTGAGAGAGGAAGTTATAGACTTGCGATTTCACAAATTTTAAACGCTTAGGGTATGGGCGGGGTATGGAGCCTAAGTTGACTAACTTATTGCCTAGGAGCTTGGGTGAATTGTTTTTCAATATAATATCTAACTTGCATAACATTTTTGAGAATCTTTACCTTCATGcttctgatgatgaggatgactcttcAACTCAAGTGACTATTGAGCAATTGGGCAATCTCAGTGAGGAATTTGAAGATCTTTAGCAATTTGTGAGTCAATAAAACTTAGGTGGAGAGGTAATCCCCTCAATCAAATTTTTAAGGAGATTGATTCAACTTGATGAAAAATGTGAGGAAGCGTTGTGTGGTATATCTCATATTATAGATCAcaataatatggcattgagaagtTGTTCCCAAGTTCTTAGacattcaaatattcaaaaccAAGTTGAACCTTCAATTCCTTTCCCTACACCTTTGACCAATATGCCTACATATACATCTTTTGTCATGGATAAGTCTACACAAAATATCAATGCTAAAAATACTAGTAAGAATTTATTACTAACTCTGAGATGATGTACCCCACTTTATTCTTGCATGCTCCATATGTGTGTGTAACATATGGTGTTCCCATTCCCCCTTTTATCTCGATATTTTAGACTGATAAAATCATATGTCCTAGGGGCTTGGTTTTGTCTTTTCCCTCTATTGTATTGATGAAAGTCTTTGTATGCTATTCTCTACTTTATCAAGAGTATGAGAATAAGGTTATATTCCTACTAAACTAGGAGCCAAATGTATTGTTGTAAATTGTTCCCCTATATAATTTCACACTCATGTTGGGCTCACATTAGTGGTTGTGCCTCATTCCCTTGGTTATTCCATGGCCACTTTTGGAAGCCTATCATAATTCCATGTTCACTGAACTTTGTCCCAGATCAAAAAATGACTATTTTGACTAGTTACATAGACCTACTAGACTATGTTTCATAGCACTTTGGGAAAGTCAATTGGAAAAATAAGGACTAGAAAAGTGCTCCCCAATGTCAACATTATTCAAAATTTAAACCCAAAAAAGGTTTCAGTTGTATATAAATACAACTTCCTCCCTCATTTGAACATCGATTTAATCAAATTATCATTCATCCTGAGTTAAATTAAGCATTCAATCAAGCATCTTCAAGCCAATtcgggagaaatttgaatttcggaattcaaaattcaagttcaacaatcatgatcaagCTATGTGTCACTCCATAAGTGAGTAAATTAATAAACACCTATCAAGCAACATTAAGCTTTGTGTGAGGTTTCAAGGCAAGGAGTTTCATATCAAGGTATCATTTCTCAATTCAAGCATTTTCTTAAGTTTTCAATATTTTCCCTACTAGGGGTAAGCTATAGATCTTATCCATCACTATTGTTGTGGAATTGGAAAATCTTACACAGGTTTTGAATTATGCAAGCCCCTCTACAACATAATATTTTCCCGTATTTTTGTGCATAGGTTACAAATCTAGTAGCTAAAAGTTGCAAGATTGCACAATGTAGACTAAGACATACAATTCTACATTTTGACTAGGTTAAAATACTAGGTCTATCTTGATTTTCCCATCTAAATGACACTTTTTGGCCAAATTTAGGAGGGAGTGATCTAAAGCACATCCTAATTCAAAATCCAAAGTTTTAGCTTACAGAATCACCTTCAAGTCTAGGGTGCCTAGCACACTTAACTAGCTATATTTTTCTCAAATTTTAGCATCAAGTTCCTCTCTATAGCTTATTTATAGATATGCACTTATGTGTTTTTATTTAACATATATTTGTCTATTTacattaaatattttcaattttgcatcattttacCAACTTCTTGCATCCTCAATTCAACCATATCTAATCGTATCCAAGCACAATAAAAAGTGAATAATCAATCATAGTTCCCAACTCTCCTAGAGtactaaatttgagcctaaataattTTTCCCCAGTGGAAGAGTTTGGAAATGGTTCCTAGTTTACATTCCTAGGCTAGAGACAACCATTTCCACAACATTTCACCAAGAGATGAGAGGTCAACATATGATGGCATTCAATTAAACCATCTATATTCCTAGAGTGTATTAACCATATAGTTTTAAACTTATGCAAGTGTGTGGGGGATCTAAAATTATCACACTTCATTTCCCTATTATAATTCTCTTCTTTGCTCTTCTAAATAATACTCTCCCTTAGCACATGAGATGGAAAAAAATAATTACTTGTATCCACCTCACATCAACGCATAATTGCTAGTTGTGTCATTATCAAAAAAATTAATCATGATAGAATTGTGATATCATTTGCATATAATTTAAGAAATATACATCAGCTCATAAtgataaattattataattatcatGTATAATCTAGCTATCTATTTAAATCAATAACATTCCACAAAGATGATGAATTATTAACTTATCATAATATCATGTAGAACACAATATCAATGTTTTCACTAAATCATTTAAAAGAATTCATATAGCACCTTAATTAGTCAATTAGTATTCAAACAAATAGATATTTAACAAGCAATAAAAATGGGATGTGACAAAGCTTATTACAGAGAAAAAATTGCAACTAGGAAATCTCATGCTATAGAAAACATAAAGCTTGCTAAAAAGTCAAAAGGGGCGTATTCAAAAAGGTCAAAGATAAGAACTGCATGAATAAGTATTAGAAGTGTAGCAATACCTGCAAGATATGGTTAATTAAGATTTTGAAGTAGTTGCACCCTCAAAATAATCCTATCATTAATGTCTTTGGAAAATATTTTCATTATCCAAATTAACTCCCCAATCCAAATTACTAAATCCAACAAGAATGAACCTTTTCAAAGTGTAGCAATGTTGAGCCTTGTGCGGGTTAGACAAACTAAAATCCCAATAATACTTTTCTAAGTTGAATCATTAACTAATTTAGTGGTATCATCTCTATacaacacaactccatgagaactTGGAGTGGAGGATGAGTAAAAATCAACCagatcaaatttcttcaacagatCCTTTGCATACTTCATTTGGCAAATGACAAGTCCATTCACTCTTTAATAAACCTCTATTCCTATAAAATAATGCATGAGacctagatctttcatctcaaattcattcacCTTATTAATTTTGAATTCATCATTCATCTTAGAACTACGACCCATTTACAAAAAATCATTAAATTAAAAACTTATAGTAAGAATATAATTTCTGTCTTTTTGAAGTAAAGGGTAGGTTCACTCTAAATTCTCTTGATCTTGTTGGATGCACAAAACCTTCTTCAACTTGtaggcttcatatttttccttgCATTTCAAAACTTGTATTTATTCCACATAGGTATCCTCTTccaagtacccattcaagaaggcatttTTTGCATCCATGTGATGAATGCTTCACTTCTTTTTAGTTTCTAGTGAAATCTACATTCCAATATTCTCTTATCTTTCTACTAGTGCAAACGTCTCTTCAGAATCAATCTCATACCTCTATGCGAATTTTTTAGTAACTAATCTTGTCTTGTATCTTTCTACACTCCCGTCACTATTGTACTTTGTCTTGTAGCAGATTTAGTACCAATCAATTTTTTTGTCATAGGGAAGGTTTGTAACCTTAAAAGTACATCATTCATGTGAATGAAAATTATGTCTTCTTTCTTTACTTTCACCTAAACCTCATTACTAAATTCATCTTCAAAAAATGTTAgttcaaattcaaccttggtaagtAAAGAAGAATTTACTATCTCATCTCTTAGAGTTTCTTCACATGCTTGACTTGTACTCTTTTTATAAATGTCACTTAAACTTGtcaccttccttgtagaacttggacaTGCATTAGGGGCTACTTGCTGGATTTGTAGCACTTGAATAGAAATATTAGTCAGGTTCTCATGCTCAATAACCAATAATAGCaccattcaaaatagattttgactTCTTAACATGGCATTTTTATGGTCATAAATGAAAAGTTCCTGAATTCAATTCTCTTGACACACTAGTACGTCTGGTTATAACTTTTTCTTCTTTTAATTAGCTACATAAACACAGGTTAAACAATCAAAAACATTTGAGCCATTAATAGTAGGTTTATtctcatatcaaatgtagaatctTAAAACGCAAGCAAACAAATAGAAACCAACAATAAAATCAGATTGTTTTTAACACACACCAATATTCTATTTGTTCAACTTTGATACATCATACCTCAATAGACCTCTTCCAAAGATTCTTCATTCTCGTTATAGGTTGTATTTCAAACATAGAGCTTAAGATGGATAAATTGCATGGCGACTTACATATTAGTGAATGACTTGGAAGAGCTAGATTATCTTTGAATGATGTGGGAAATTGATGATCCATAATTAGTTATCAACAGTGTGCACATGGTGATGAAGATTGATGGGCAAGCCATCGACTGGAATAGGCATTGGATTAATAGTcaccttttcattcacatttactAAATCCCATTCAACAGTTTTAACAATGTTATGAATAAATATAAGAATTACCATCCGTGCAAATTCATTGCCTGGACACATCCGTGGACCACCTCCAAAAGGCAAAAATGTGTAAGGTGCTGGCCCATTCCCATCAAATCGTGATGGATCAAACTTTTCTGGATCTTCAAAATATTCTGCATTTCTATGAGTTGACCTCATTACCCAAGATAACTGCAACATATTGAAACATGACCAGAATATAAGATTCTAGGAAATTGAAGCCATAAATTACAAATTAACTTTGAAGTAGAAAGCTACAATAAAAACCTCCTATTGCTGGTGTCAAAAACTTGTACAGTGACAGTTCTATATCATTACAGAGTGTAAGATAGTAAGAAGTTGCAAACGTTTCAAAGGTTTTTTTAACTGTTGATATTGGGGGGAGTTGATATCAGGATTTGCTACTATCAAGGAAGAGAGCTCAGATTCCACCAATACCATTGGCacacaaaaatattaaataattgtacCGTTGAATTTTAATTTTGAGATCTGTGATCGTCTCTCCTCGACCTTTCGGCATATTGACAAACCAGCAGACCCGTTCTGTTTTTCTGTATTTTCAATGTTGGGCGTCTATATATTCCCAGTCTTCGGGCTTATTCAACAACAAATTGATTACGCGGAACAATACAAATTAAAATCGTTTCGGAGTCTGTTTTTTTTGTTACTTTAAATTATAAGCAATGGTTCTTTCTTACATTATGTTTGGGATCGAACTTGAGGATTTTGGAAACGGAAATCTATTTGTTTTTGGAAAGAACTTTTATTATCCAATAGATCATTGATGTCATTAGTTAATGATATCAGATTCTGCGATTTTGTTTCACAGATATTTCAGATCACCCAGAACATTAAAGTGCTCAAGGGAAAAAGAAATGAAACTAGTTGAAAGTGCAATATAGAATTTACTAATAATGAACAATAGAAGTAAATCAGAAGTCACTAATAGCATGTGATTAATCAACAAGTTGAAGATGCATACCTTCCATCCTTTGGGAATGGTGTAACCATCATAGGAGATATCTACAATAGCCTTGCGCCAACTGCCTCCTACAGGAGGATAAAGTCTGAGCGTCTCTTGAACAGCTCTCCACGTGTATTTCATCTTCATAAGGTCATCCCACTGCAGCAAACCCACCTGGCTTGCTTCCTTTTCCCGCTTTATCTCCATTTGCTCTGCATACTTTTCCCAAATCAATAATCCCATctagaaaagtgaaaaaaaaaattcatgggtGCAGAGGAGTTTACTTTTGGGCACTTCTCATATACCTTGAAGAACCCTCTGGTAGCAGTCCCGATTCAGAGCCAGATTCCTCAGGAGCATCGTTACAGTGGTAACGCTGGTGTCATGGCCAGCCATAAGAAGCAGCATAATGTTATCCTTGATCTCATCGTCACTCATCCCATTCCCACGCCCATCTACGTTGCATAGCAGAAAGGAAAGCAAGTCCTGATGTGGTGAAGCGGATCCAGATTCCAAATCCTCTCTCCTCTTCTCAATCACAGTCTGCAGAATTCCGCGGATATGATTACTCCCAATTCTGGATTTCCGGTACAGAGTACCGGGAAGATCAAGAGGAATCTGGAACATTCCGCTGAGTAAGTCAATAAAATGGCCATACAGATCAGATTGCTGAGGTCCTTCATCCATGGTGAGAAACAGAGAACAAGCCACAGCATATAGGCAACGCTTCGAGAGAGAAAGTGCCTCGATTTGGGTTTCTCCATGCCAGAAACGTTTGACGTGGTCACTGATAATGGAATCAACTCTGCCCATGAATGTTTGCAGAGCTTCTGGCTTTAAGAAATTGAGAAGCAGCTTTCTCACATCTTTTGCTTCGTCCCCAACTTTACTGATTAAAGAATTTCGAAACAAGTTGATAACAGAAGAAGGCCAAGTGCTATGAACGAGTGTGTTTTCGTTAGAGAAGAGAAAGCGATTTCCCTGAGGACTGTAGAAGACAGCTGTCGGGGATCCGAGTATGTGGGTCTTAAAGATATCTCCTCCATAGAGCTTAATTCTCTGCTCATAAAATTCTTGACCTCTGTTAGCCCTTAGGAGGGCTAGAAATTGTAGAGTCTCACCCACTAGGGGCCAGCCGAAGCTGCCCGGGGGAAGATTAGGGTTAGAACTGGTTGAAAAGGGGTCTCTGAGAAGGAACAGAAGAAAGAGAACAAAACCTATTGCTATAGCCACCGCGATTATATCCATTCTTGTCTGTttccagaaaaaatgatttctaCAACAAGTTGAACATGATTATACCTTATATCAAAGTACTCTATTTAAGCATTTTTTTTTACAGGGACGATTTTTATATATTTCATAAAGTCCTTTTCGATGAAAAATCCAGTCAATCGTGTCATTTTTTATGATGTTAAAGTTTTGTATTCAGTAAGATAGGATCTATAATAAATTTATTAAGAATCATTTGACTTCACTAACAGATTAAGAAGTCATTGACATTAAATTATTTGGGTTTAATAATAGGATGAGTGACCTCCTAGAAAGCTCAATGCTTCACCTTTGTGAGTAATCTCCATGCAATGAGTTTTAAGTGTTCCATTCATTCTTGTGAGAGATGGATTCTCATAACAATATCATGATTAttacaataaataatttaataacttctatTTATTTTAACCATTTTATGATATCCTCCTTTGACTTGATTAAccatattttaataatatattcatattatttacattatatttaatataaataaatatattatatattaatataaataaaattaatttaataatatactatgttatataatatataaataataagttTGACCCTCTATTATAAACTTAAATATACTTATcccatttattttaaaaaatatatataacaatTATATCAAAATCAAACCTTCTACTCCTTATCCAATAGATAACAATTATGACAGCTTTCAAATTATGACACCAGTAATTAAATATTTGAGTGGTAATTATACATTGAACCAGGAGAGAATAAATCCTTGCAAGGATGAATTTTGGCCGTCCTATAAATTATAATATGAATAGTGATCAAATGtagtgttttttattatttttttgtataaaaaaataattcatcatcaatattatttttaTCTATGTTGTTGATTGCGAATTTTTTTGGATTGATTCTAAGaatttttgtatcaatgttttgaCTCACACTTTGTGAACCATCAACATAATGAAAGAATAGTTGCAAGCCAAAAATGATgtatagaaaactaaataaaaagaGAAAGGTCGGATAGCCGTGGAAGGGATGCATATAATTCAAGAAAAAGGATAgaccaaaataataaacaaaaatactaaaataaaatagaagaaaccaaacaataagaacaaaaataattaaaaatatagatACACTATTCATATCAAGAAACAAGTAAAATTACACACAAACATATAAACATATATCCAATTGAACACACCAACTAAAAACTGAAACAATGTAAACAAAACAACAATAAATTAAAAGAGCCTTGAACAAGTAAAAATGAAGAACAATGATTAAATAGGAAATCATTAATAAGGTATTATTAACAATTACTTATctaataaatattttcatataaGAGAGAACAAACAAAAGCAAATAAGGAAACGAAAAAGAAATTAGAGACATGTGTGACTACCAATAGTGCCAAGAAAAAATTAAAGATGTTTActctaaagaaaaaaaaaaaaaaaagtgaaaaatacaaaaagagaaccctaaaagacctaaaaagaagaagaaaaaaaaacaaaaaaatacacaaaacctaagacaagaaaaagaaaaaataaacaaaaattaaaaattaaaaaagacaGAAATGACCTCCCCTTTAGAAGCCTCCCTCTTTTCTAACCTCTTCTACACCCTTCATCGGCTCATGCTCCACCATCCACTAGCTTAGAAGCCTACCAAGATACATTGCAAAGACTTTCCTCATAGAGGCTTGAAAGATTTATTTGTTGGATTCTAATTTGGTGACTCTCAAGAACAGCGAGACGTGGGACTGAACCTCAGTGGTTCATAGGCACAACGGGATCCAAACGTCAACGAAGGTGTTGGTGAAAATAACCCCCAAAACTAATGGGGGTGTTGTGGTATTTTTTGGTGTCCTCATCTTGAAAGTGTTCTTCATTTTGGTTTGTTCTCTTTTTGTATTCCCTCCCTACATATGGAGGCTATTTTTTCTTTGTAAAGgtttagttttcctttttgtgttatGGTGGTTAGTAGTTGCAGATTAAGCTCGGCTCTCTACTTTTAAAATTTTGAAGTGTTTCAATAAGGTTTAATTTGGGCTATCAAATCGAGCAATATTCTCATTTTCTACATTTTGTATAGGAACTCTGTAGTGCCCCTTCCTAACTCGTCCTTTATGAGCAAATGTGATAAACATTTTTAGATTTGTGCATGTTCTGATATCTCTTGTCTCACTCTTATACTGATAGTCtctctttgacattagtggattcattagtggattcattatgatttatgtggaagAAGTTATGtcctagattattatgatgatcaAACTTACGTGTAGTGATCTGGATGAACTCATTACTCATGTATGGACTATATTGTTTATAAGGATACAATGGTATCTAAATAGTGCTAACCtcactttatgattgtaatggatgagattgtgcttttttttatttttactgtCCTACTACTGTATTtgtgatagagacaatgtcataccattcattacgagcatgatatgacattgtgattctctctctcttgcctgatcatttatgatatatattatgGTATATGTTGTCTCATGGTTATCAGTGGTTGCAGAATTTATAGGTACTAGACATTGAGTCCACTTGGACTCACAAGACTGAGcatgtctctatcccaatggcaagttgattggagatgacatgagttccctctacacactctaggcttaaatCGTCATCCATGTCAGTTTAAGTGTCATGGCATGAGTCATCATGTCGGTATTTAGTGATGTGATGTTTGACCCTATATTAGGTTACCTCATGTGGCATTGTGAGTAtttgataatttaattaatataactgATTGATTAGTATAGTTTGTTAAGCATTAAATAAATTAATGGATGAAATtagtatttaatattaatgtgtgataaATATTATTGGGAGattattattcattaatgtttatattatggattattattattattattattattatttgatggtttaatgtttatttaaatgtttattatttgagcctttggttatttatttatttattgggctttgatttattattattggttattatattattacattttCTTGATTCTAtttgaataattaaatattataaagctTACCTACCCTATTTTCCTATTGGTTGAGATTTCTGGGAAGGTAGATAATattatatttcatattttttttccTTTAGCTGACATGTTCTATAGTTTGGTATGAAATCTATTTATTTAGGTTTTTAGGCATTTTATCGGGTTACCTTCTGGAATTCTTTTTTGCGCTTTGGAGATTTTGGTTGATTGGAGATTTCTTTGACGTGGCTTGTCGGGTTTTGGATTTGAATTGGGCTCTCCATCGAACCTCTTGACATCACTCCTATTATTTCCAGGTTGGTTGATTTTTATTCCTTTGTGTATTTTCTTTCTGAAAAAGATTGTCCTCTTCATGCTTGTGCTAATCTTGTCTATGGGAGAGAGAGTTATAATCTTGCAgatagattattgatataatttaaaatataatattttgggTGGTTGTTAAATATTCATTATATGAATTGGCTATAGTGTTGTTGTGAATGGCATGATTATGTTTTCATGATTGTCAGGAGTCTTTGTGTTGGAGTGTTGCCTAGCCTTGAGATTTTGGTTATTACTGTTGGGATATTTGTGATAGAACTTCCTATAGATGGTACTTTACGTCGGTCAAGCTTGTGTTTGGATTTTGAGTTATGGAGCCATGAGTTTTCCAGCAGCATTTGATAGTGAATTTATATTCATACATTGATCGACTGTTGAGATTTCCACTTGTTTCTTTTTCTTATAAATGCTATTGCATTCCCTCTGGATTAATTTGGCATCAATTTACAAGCTTTATTGCTTTCTAAGCTTTGTCGTATTTGGTTTTTTCCATCTCTAAGTTTTTGGTATGAATGCACTATACTTCTCTATGAATGCGTTGTTCTAGTAGAAGTGCTATTGTTTTGGTTAAAATCACTATCTCATTTT contains:
- the LOC131041131 gene encoding cytochrome P450 716B2-like, which codes for MDIIAVAIAIGFVLFLLFLLRDPFSTSSNPNLPPGSFGWPLVGETLQFLALLRANRGQEFYEQRIKLYGGDIFKTHILGSPTAVFYSPQGNRFLFSNENTLVHSTWPSSVINLFRNSLISKVGDEAKDVRKLLLNFLKPEALQTFMGRVDSIISDHVKRFWHGETQIEALSLSKRCLYAVACSLFLTMDEGPQQSDLYGHFIDLLSGMFQIPLDLPGTLYRKSRIGSNHIRGILQTVIEKRREDLESGSASPHQDLLSFLLCNVDGRGNGMSDDEIKDNIMLLLMAGHDTSVTTVTMLLRNLALNRDCYQRVLQEQMEIKREKEASQVGLLQWDDLMKMKYTWRAVQETLRLYPPVGGSWRKAIVDISYDGYTIPKGWKLSWVMRSTHRNAEYFEDPEKFDPSRFDGNGPAPYTFLPFGGGPRMCPGNEFARMVILIFIHNIVKTVEWDLVNVNEKVTINPMPIPVDGLPINLHHHVHTVDN